TGTACAGGCCCCAGTTGAACGCGATCGCCACGCTGCTCAATGCCAGAACGCCCAGCGCGCGCGGCTGCGCGGCGATGCTGCGCCACCACTGCAGGCGCGTGCGGTACAGCAGCCAGCCCGCCACCAGCACCGCGCTCCACACGATGCGGTGGGCGATGATGTGCGCCGACGGCACCGCCTTGAGCAGATGCCAGTACACCGGCACCACGCCCCACAGCGCGAAGGTCAGCGCGGTGACCAGCAGCCCGCGCCGCGTGTCCTGCTCGGTGGGGGTCATCGCCGCGTCCGCGCCACGGTGATGACCACCACGCCGGCCAGGATCACCGCCATCGCGCCCAGGTCGCTGGCGGTGAAGCGCTCGCCGCCGAGCCAGCTGCCCAGCGCCACCGCGATCACCGGATTGACGTAGGCGTAGCTGCCGGCCAGCACCGGACGCACGTTCTGCAGCAGCCACACGTAGGCGGTGAACGCCACGATCGAGCCGAACACGCACAGGTACGCGACCGCCATCAGCGCATGCGGCGTCGGCCAGGCGTGCGGCCGCTCGCCGCTCAGCAGGCCCGCGGCGACCAGCAGCACACCGCCGCACAGCATCTGCCCGGCCGCGGCCATGAACGGCGTGGGCAGGTCGCGCCCGCGCGACCACACCGACCCGAACGCCCAGCCGATCGGCGCGATCAACAGAAACACCAGGCCCTTGGGGGTGGCACTGAGGCTGCTGCCGGCGTTGAGCCACAGCACGCCGACGAACCCGACCACGATGCCCAGCCATTCGCCGCGGCTGGCATGTTGCCCGCGCAATGCACCGAACAGCGCCATCCACAGCGGCACCGACGCCACCGCGACCGCGGCCAGGCCCGAGGACACCTGGCGCTCGGCCAGCACCACCATGCCGTTGCCGCACACCAGCAGCAGTGCGCCGAGCACCACCAGCGAACGCCATTGCGCGCGGGTCGGCGCGGCCACGCCGC
The Xanthomonas sp. AM6 DNA segment above includes these coding regions:
- the yedA gene encoding drug/metabolite exporter YedA; this translates as MSSPSSPVAAVPARGGFVVLALLLVYVVWGSTYLAIRFALEGGTPPLSMVSGLRFVVAGSLLYAVLRWRGVAAPTRAQWRSLVVLGALLLVCGNGMVVLAERQVSSGLAAVAVASVPLWMALFGALRGQHASRGEWLGIVVGFVGVLWLNAGSSLSATPKGLVFLLIAPIGWAFGSVWSRGRDLPTPFMAAAGQMLCGGVLLVAAGLLSGERPHAWPTPHALMAVAYLCVFGSIVAFTAYVWLLQNVRPVLAGSYAYVNPVIAVALGSWLGGERFTASDLGAMAVILAGVVVITVARTRR